In Telopea speciosissima isolate NSW1024214 ecotype Mountain lineage chromosome 10, Tspe_v1, whole genome shotgun sequence, the DNA window TTCTTTTCAACCCTTTACGTGAAAGTTCAATCGATCTTTCATCAGTTTTCGGATGGATGATGAGAGATTTCGTAAGTATGCCCCCCCCCTCCCCGATCCCCGATCCCTCCCCTTTTAATTTCTCTGTGTTTCTGTCTCTGTTGTCCCTGTCTAGATTAAAAAGTAAACTTTAATATTAAACTTAAAAAGAGAacaataaatattaataatccaTACGTGTACGATTGCAGGATGAATGGGTCGTGTGTAGAGTGTTTCACAAGAACACAGGGGCCAAGAGAAGCCCAATTAATATTCCAACTGACCTACTGAGAATGAACTCTTTCAGTTTTGTTGATGATCTATTATTAGATTATTCTCCGTCGTTGGCACCTCTCTTGGATTTCCCTCACCTCAATAACACCGACCGACCTGACGATGAGGAAGACGTATTGATCATGAACAACACAGcatcaacaacaataacaacaacaagagCATCCTCCCAATGTTCCACTGCTACTACTACTCATAATTTCTCCTACTGCTCCacagcaggaggaggaggaggaggaatggTGGGTCGTCATGATCAACAAGAAGATCACAAGAGCTTAATTCACCAACAACAGGGGAACTCCATTTACTACACTATGCCTCCTCATCATCTTCATGAAATTCCTGATCCCCAGCAAAGTCCTCATCTCTTTACCTTTCATCAGCAAGGATCTTCTTCGAACATTTCAAGTCGCTTATTGCACCAGCTGGGTGATCACGACAGCAACATTAATAACAATTCATCATCAATGATTCCATGCTTCCCGagcgcttcttcttctttaggcTTCCATGGTCCCGACCAGCATCAGGCAATATTCTTAAGAAGCGCCGGCCTAAAGAAGCAGTGTAATGTCGAGCAGTTCTCTAACCAGTCCACCACCATGGTCAGCGTTTCTGATCAGGATACGGCCAGGTTGAGCACCGATATGAACACCGACATCTCCTCATCAGTGGTTTCCAACCACATGCATGACCACCTCGGAAGCAACAAGTCATCCAACGCGGATATTGCAATTGATGATggcacttcttcttctcttcctccttcagGAGCACCACCCGTCGAGGATTTGGTTGACTGTCTGTGGAACTACtgaaagaaattaagaaatgccgccttgtatttatttatagtaataCGTACATAcgtattgtattttttttttgataaactacATACGTACTGTATAGATTTCATAAAAAGAGCGTACAGATTTGATTAATTAgctagtctttttttttttggtaagggatTAATTAGTTAGTCTGGTCATTTAATTAGTATGTACTAGAGAGTTTAGGAAGGGAAGGCAGCCTGCAGTGCTGTGATAATACTCATATATGTATACTCACTCTCTCATTCTCATCTTGACTTTTCTCCCTTTTCGATCAcgctttgtgtgtgtgtgtgcgtgtcgATAGGAATTCCATCATATTCCCTTGGACTTGGGGTGTGGAATCTCCATTGGAGAAACCTAACGTGTTTGTGAATCGTTGCGAAGCTTGCGACATCTGAGTTCGTGCGGATCAATGCGTAGGGCAACCAGATCCTTTCCATTGCGTGGAAATTTACATCGAGGTAAGCTTAAACCAATGTCGTTTCATTTTAATAAAGACAAAGAGGAGAGAACAACACAAGGCCACATGAGGATATAAAAACAAGGCATGGACCACAAATTCATCAACAAAGCCACAAAGAGGGCAGGGGGGATGTGGACAAACCGCTACTAGTGAGGTTTTGAAAAACTACCAAGTTGTTGCTACAAAATCACCATACGAAAAGCTTAAGTTGGGAGGAATGTCCAGTTTCCAAACCTTAGCCTAAAGAGGATTTGGGGTAGCAGGACCACTTAGCCTCGCCAGCAAGGAGGAATGCAGCCTAAGAAAGTAGGCAGAGCACACTGAAGCTATGCCATCTTTTGCCGGAAACCAAAGGCACTCAGAGTTTGATGTGTATGATTGTAAAGGAATTTGCGcaatggatttggattttgaGGGAGAAAACAACGCATATAATGCTTTAAATTCCATTTATTATACTATGATTTAACAAATCCGACACCATTGTAAAGGAGGTGGACTGGGGGCACTGAAAATGCAACCACCCACTAAAGAGGGAATCCAAGGGTCAGTAGAAATGTGTACTGAGGAGCCATTGTCAACCTGTCAATGAAGACCCCTCAAGAGGATTTCAATAGAATTTTTAAGAGACTCCTCCAAGCCCAAGAGCAATTGGATCAGGCCAAGTAAGGGAAATATCTATGCTTCAATAGATGACCCCATATAGAATTAGGGTTATAAAGGAGATGCCAACATTGCTTTGCTAATACAATAACATTAAAAGTTTGGATGCCACGAAAACCCAAGCTCCCATGGCATTTACTGTGGCAAAGTTACTCTAGCTATACAAATATGTACCATTACTC includes these proteins:
- the LOC122642168 gene encoding NAC domain-containing protein 46-like, which produces MAKVSMLTKEEDCTELPPGFRFHPTDEEIITHYLSQKIMNCSFSARAVGEVDLNKCEPWDLPKKAKMGEKEWYFFCKNDRKYPTSMRTNRATEAGYWKATGKDKEIYKGCNNINKGSQQQQLVGMKKTLVFYGGRAPKGEKTNWVMHEYKLQGKFSYHNNIPPKTAAAALPAAAKDEWVVCRVFHKNTGAKRSPINIPTDLLRMNSFSFVDDLLLDYSPSLAPLLDFPHLNNTDRPDDEEDVLIMNNTASTTITTTRASSQCSTATTTHNFSYCSTAGGGGGGMVGRHDQQEDHKSLIHQQQGNSIYYTMPPHHLHEIPDPQQSPHLFTFHQQGSSSNISSRLLHQLGDHDSNINNNSSSMIPCFPSASSSLGFHGPDQHQAIFLRSAGLKKQCNVEQFSNQSTTMVSVSDQDTARLSTDMNTDISSSVVSNHMHDHLGSNKSSNADIAIDDGTSSSLPPSGAPPVEDLVDCLWNY